The genome window AAAGATCCATGGGGGAGGAGGTTTCCGTCAGTGTCTGGACTGCGGCAAATGCTATCAAGAGAAACTGTCCCTAATCACTCACCAGACTCTACAAGATCCTTTTCAGTGCCCAGAATGTGAGAGGAGCTTTGTGTGTAAGAGAAGCCTGGCTAACCATCGGCGCATCCACCAAAAAGAGAAACTTCGTAAATCTCTGAACCAGGAGGGAAGTGACCCAGAGGAATCCCTTTACAAGTGTCCTGATTGTGGAAAGTGTTTCAAGGTTGAAAGACGTTTTGTGAATCACCAGAGAAACCACATGAAGGAGCAACAAAGTCTACAGCCTGACCAAGGGGAGATCTTGAAGGTGGAAGTACAAGATCCAGATATCCACACAGAAATGCAACGCCATACAGAGTCTGCTTGTGGAAAACCACTTGGAGCCCGTTTATCCCAGCCAGAGGCTGAAGTGGAAGAAATGCTCCAAAGGTCTCCTGACTGCGGGAAGATCTTCGGGGACAGTCAGTGTTTTGCTAATCATCAGAGTATGCACATTAAAGAGGGAACATCTGACAATGCTGACAGTGAGGAAACGATTGAAGAAAGAAAGCTACCCCATGCTCATCAACAAGAAGGACACCAGGAAGGAAAGCCCTATCAGTGTGGTAGCTGTGAGAAGTCTTACGCAACCCAGTATTATCTCACCTGGCATCAGCGCATCCATGCAGACAGAAGACCCTATAACTGTACCATCTGTGGGAAAACCTTTCCCTACAGATACAGTCTAGCTCTTCATGAAACAACCCACACAAAAGGAAAAGCCTGTCCGCATAAATGTTCTTACTGCGGAAAAGGGTTTACCACCGAAACATCCCTCTCGAAGCACCTGCAACGGCACCTGATGGAAAAGCCTTATCAGTGTAATGTCTGCGGGAAAGCCTTCCCCTACAGATATTCTCTCACTCACCATCAAGAAATCCATGTGAAAGGAAAGGCCCATAAATGTCTTTTCTGCTATAAAACCTTCAGGACCAAACATTTCCTCCAACGACACATGCGTATCCACTTGGAGACAAAATCCTACCAGTGCTCTGTCTGTGGAAAAGCCTTTGCAACAAAATATTCCTTCTATAGACATCAGGACAGGCACTTGAGTAGACATCTTTCTCCCAGCAGTGGGAAAGATCAAGTTGATGGCTCAGCCCTGGCAATAGACCAGGCAAGCGATACAGATGAAAACTCCAACAACTGGTCTGGCAGCTCAACTCTTTTTGGACACCATGTGGAAGAAACCCCTGTTGAGTGCACCAAGAGTGCAGATGGCTCCCCGCTTGCTAGATGCCAGAGTGTCCATGTAGAAGAAAATCCCTCTAAAGCATTAGACTGTGAAGGGGTAAATCCCATTCCAGCATTAGATGGAGATGCACCCTGCAACGGTAGCTCAACTCACTCGAGCCTTCAAGGCCAACAAAAGCATACTTGTTCTTACTGCGAGAAAACTTGCAGAGACAGATATTCCCTCGATAAACATGAGAGAACCCACACATCAGAGAGGTCATATCAGTGTGAAGAGTGTGGAAAAATGTTTCACAAAACCAAATACCTTATCAGGCATCTGATAACTCATACAGACCTCCGTCCCTATCCATGCACTGAATGTGGGAAACATTTCAAATCAAAGTCCCACCTTCATAAACACGAAAAGGTCCACAAGAGACCCTTTAGCTGCTCTCTTTGTGGCAAAGGACTCACCACCAGCGCAATTCTTAAGAATCACCTGAGAATCCACAGAGAAGAGAAACCACTTAAATGTAGCGAGTGTGGTAAAGACTACAAATCAAAGATAGCCTACAAGAAACACCGGAAGGGACATTTCCAAGAGGGCTCATCAAAGGTGCCCAAAGAGGATCCGTCCAATCAGATTTTTTAAGTCTTGTTTTCCATGATGTAATGTGACAGTCACTGATTGACTATATGAGGTGCTTCAAGACCCAGCCTAGGGTGTGTCAGGACAGAAACATTTACATattccagaggggtagctaggttactattttgcagcaaaaataaaccgGTATTTTGGGACACCTTAAAGatttaacaaaattttattccagcataatttTTGTGAATTAGAGCCCACTTTTTCAAATGCTGTGAATGCATATTCAGATAAACCTGGGATCTTCATAAAAGGAAAGGTAATCCGCTACCTCACAAACACTGCCTTTACCTGTGCAGCCTGAATGCACCTATTGTCTTAACACAGGAAATGATGTCCTTGTTGCCACTTCCAATTATATCCTCCTGTTAATTCCACTCAGGGTTCACCCAAAAAACTGAATCAAGTATTGAAGGAAGATACAAAGTTAAAACACTAAAACTGCTCGTGTGCCTAATGGTACAGGCTTGTTGAAGGAATTGTCACAAAATAGCCATATCTGGCAGGAATCAAAGTCTTTCCTAAGTCTGCGCCATTTCTACTGTGACTCTGGTATAGGAGAAGGTTCATTCTTACCACAGTGAATGATCTCACTGCATTAATTATAAGTTTTGTTCCTCATAAAACTGTTGTCAatagcttgtggggggggggggatcttgctAAATAAGCTTAGTCAAATGTCAGCattagaaaaaagggggaaacttgGCTCTAATTGGAGATCAATTGAAACAGACACCAGGGAAAACCTGGATCTAGCAATGGATCTtgttgaaaggaaggaaggatccgGAGAGAGacacatctgattttttttctgagcaggtgaaaaatgtatatttaatatgtATGCCTTTATGTGTGCCAATGGGTGTTTGAGCAAAGCTTCACATAGACCACAATTGTAAGCACAGTTACTTGGAAACACCCTCTCGATGATGAGGGATCTCTGTATTTAGATAATTATAAACATGAAAGGGTATGTCTAGTTTTGGTTTGGAACTTCAGAAATGCGTTTCTATATTTGCCcctttaaatatgtatatatttctgtGTGTTTAAGAATTGGAATCTCCACCCTTTTTCAGCATTCTCGTTCTCTTGCAGATTGAACAATCTCTGTATTCCTTGTGTTACATATGAAACACACAACTATTGACCATAGTTCTAAAAGAAAACGGCTGGGTGGTAAAGCCACTTGAgcacggccctttccacacaagcccccgaaaactttttgcaaacattttcaaaacctcccatttgtccacactcactcctttgaaaatgcttctttgccaccattttgtggttgttcaagtgttttttttaaagcaacaacaacagaTCTGTAGATCCAACACTGTGAGGTTTCAAAGCCTTGCACTGCGATTCTCTATGTAGACACG of Sphaerodactylus townsendi isolate TG3544 linkage group LG03, MPM_Stown_v2.3, whole genome shotgun sequence contains these proteins:
- the LOC125427745 gene encoding zinc finger protein 585A-like codes for the protein MGAPLHTYVDRITPYVPSKRHYHAQRWWQNCAGDPQPPRIRCVSWFSTSARAFARPWPLPGGMLYLRVSLGPRVGTFATMHCQAEQSLAPPGQLETARRRYKTFMIDEILSEDTCDDLGKLSLFVGPELLPPCTDKIQVRSAEIAQSAQVLEANQQVVALSADGQQYLLAADQESLYQNVMQDSNETLPSMASPLQLQAGFPVHNSELLTRLEPEPQAWAPEVQRSNDGAEDQPAKLQLARSPEPGMWWYPYQSPVRVPSSDSSSSAPPLQLQAGFPVHKSELLAHVEPEPQAWAPEVPSSNDGAEDQPAKPQLTRSPEPGTWWNSYRSPVSVPSSDSSSSDNESSSEKEEERNVKPEGLRITKPRAALLGNCELQQENCESRQNQQPVQLQDSTRIQFSVTSENDKGLLKSRKRKSRTDPENNLFVCPHCRNGYHRKSTLNRHVETIHNKTKLDDWAPRTKSFLKKSNTGTRVKRRLKTSHSGKEPYECPECGESFQKSASFTKHRRTHADEVRFQCPACDRSYIKQRYLVKHLINAHSGAYLSECLDCGKSFLGEEDLSMHQTKIHGGGGFRQCLDCGKCYQEKLSLITHQTLQDPFQCPECERSFVCKRSLANHRRIHQKEKLRKSLNQEGSDPEESLYKCPDCGKCFKVERRFVNHQRNHMKEQQSLQPDQGEILKVEVQDPDIHTEMQRHTESACGKPLGARLSQPEAEVEEMLQRSPDCGKIFGDSQCFANHQSMHIKEGTSDNADSEETIEERKLPHAHQQEGHQEGKPYQCGSCEKSYATQYYLTWHQRIHADRRPYNCTICGKTFPYRYSLALHETTHTKGKACPHKCSYCGKGFTTETSLSKHLQRHLMEKPYQCNVCGKAFPYRYSLTHHQEIHVKGKAHKCLFCYKTFRTKHFLQRHMRIHLETKSYQCSVCGKAFATKYSFYRHQDRHLSRHLSPSSGKDQVDGSALAIDQASDTDENSNNWSGSSTLFGHHVEETPVECTKSADGSPLARCQSVHVEENPSKALDCEGVNPIPALDGDAPCNGSSTHSSLQGQQKHTCSYCEKTCRDRYSLDKHERTHTSERSYQCEECGKMFHKTKYLIRHLITHTDLRPYPCTECGKHFKSKSHLHKHEKVHKRPFSCSLCGKGLTTSAILKNHLRIHREEKPLKCSECGKDYKSKIAYKKHRKGHFQEGSSKVPKEDPSNQIF